The Nesterenkonia xinjiangensis genome contains a region encoding:
- a CDS encoding class II 3-deoxy-7-phosphoheptulonate synthase — protein sequence MTAPGEILHTGAADYPGLDEWRRLPIRQQPDWRDHPDFDSAVDELSSNPPLVFAGEVDKLKRRLAKVASGEAFLLQGGDCAETFAGATADKISARVKTLLQMAVVLTYGASLPVVKMGRMAGQFAKPRSSDMETRGDVTLPSFRGEIINGFDFTEDSRIPDPKRMVRAYNTSAATLNLVRAFTEGGFADLRAVQQWNKGFMDNPAHARYESIAGEIDRAVRFMEACGADFDALKRTEFYAAHEALLLDYERALTRIDSRTGEPYVTSGHFVWIGERTRELDGAHVDYLSRVHNPLGVKLGPKTTVEDLLALIEKLDPQREPGRLTFITRMGAKNIREKLPPLVEAVRDSGAKVVWVTDPMHGNTITAKNGYKTRQFDDVMDEVRGFFEVHRSLGTYPGGLHVEMTGDDVAECLGGSDIIDESAFDARYESLCDPRLNHKQSLEMAFLVAEALTQVE from the coding sequence TTGACCGCGCCCGGAGAGATCCTCCACACCGGTGCCGCCGACTATCCGGGTCTCGACGAGTGGCGTCGGCTGCCCATCCGGCAGCAGCCGGACTGGCGTGATCATCCCGACTTCGACTCCGCCGTCGACGAGCTCTCCTCCAACCCCCCGCTGGTCTTCGCCGGGGAGGTGGACAAGCTCAAGCGCCGACTGGCCAAGGTCGCCTCCGGGGAGGCCTTCCTCCTGCAGGGCGGGGATTGTGCGGAGACCTTCGCCGGAGCCACCGCGGACAAGATCAGCGCCCGAGTGAAGACCCTGCTGCAGATGGCGGTGGTGCTCACCTACGGCGCCTCCCTGCCGGTGGTGAAGATGGGCCGCATGGCGGGCCAGTTCGCCAAACCGCGCTCCTCGGACATGGAGACACGCGGAGACGTGACCCTGCCGAGCTTCCGCGGCGAGATCATCAACGGCTTCGACTTCACCGAGGACTCCCGCATCCCGGACCCGAAGCGCATGGTGCGTGCCTACAACACGTCCGCCGCCACGCTGAACCTCGTGCGGGCCTTCACCGAGGGCGGTTTCGCCGACCTGCGGGCGGTCCAGCAGTGGAACAAGGGTTTCATGGACAACCCGGCGCATGCCCGCTATGAGTCCATCGCCGGCGAGATCGACCGCGCCGTGCGGTTCATGGAGGCCTGCGGTGCAGATTTCGACGCGTTGAAGCGCACCGAGTTCTACGCGGCTCACGAAGCTCTGCTGCTGGACTACGAGCGGGCGCTGACCCGCATCGACTCCCGCACCGGCGAGCCCTACGTGACCTCCGGCCATTTCGTGTGGATCGGGGAGCGCACGCGGGAACTCGACGGCGCCCATGTGGACTACCTCTCCCGTGTGCACAACCCGTTGGGCGTGAAGCTCGGGCCGAAGACCACAGTGGAGGACCTGCTGGCGCTCATCGAGAAGCTCGACCCGCAGCGTGAGCCGGGCCGCCTGACCTTCATCACCCGGATGGGCGCGAAGAACATCCGTGAGAAGCTTCCCCCGCTGGTCGAAGCCGTGCGCGACTCCGGAGCCAAGGTCGTCTGGGTCACGGACCCGATGCACGGCAACACGATCACGGCCAAGAACGGGTACAAGACGCGTCAGTTCGACGATGTCATGGACGAGGTGCGCGGGTTCTTCGAGGTGCACCGCTCGCTGGGGACCTACCCCGGCGGCCTGCACGTGGAGATGACCGGTGACGACGTCGCCGAGTGCCTGGGCGGCTCTGACATCATCGACGAGTCAGCCTTCGACGCCCGCTACGAGTCGCTGTGCGACCCGCGGCTGAACCACAAGCAGTCCCTGGAGATGGCCTTCCTCGTGGCGGAGGCGCTCACCCAGGTGGAGTGA